The region CTTTTTCACGGTCTCAGCCACCACGTCAAAGCTCTCGCCACGCACCTTTTCAAGCGCTCTTTTTACGACGCCTGGGCCTGAAACGCCGACATTTATCACCACATCAGCCTCGCCCACGCCGTGAAATGCACCAGCCATGAAAGGATTATCTTCGACTGCGTTTGCAAAGACAACAAGCTTCGCACAGCCCATCTCTGAAGCTGCTGCCGTCTCTTTTATGATACGTCCCATGTCACGCACTGCGCTCATATTTATGCCACTTTTTGTTGAGCCGACATTGACGCTTGAGCACACTTTTGCGGTTTGTGCGAGTGCTTGCGGGATAGAATTTATCAAAATTTCATCGCCCTTTTGGTAGCCCTTTTGCACTAGAGCCGAAAAACCACCTATAAAATCAATACCAACTTCAATAGCTGCCCTATCAAGCGTCTTTGCGATCATCACGTAGTCTTTTGCATCTGTTGCGGCGCCGATTATCGAGATAGGCGTCACGCTCACTCTTTTATTGACGATTGGTATGCCTAGCTCAGCGGAAATTTCGTTGCCCACTCTAACTAGGTCTTTGGCTTTAGTGGTGATTTTTGCGTAAATTTTGTCGCAGGCTTTATTGATGTCAGGGTCGATGCAATCAAGCAAACTAATGCCCATCGTGATCGTTCTGATGTCAAAATTTTGCTCCTCGATCATCGAGATCGTTTCGGTTACATTTTTGATATCCATCTTTTGTCCTTAAATTTTGTGCATAGCATCAAAAATGGCTGAGCTTTGGATATTTATCTTTACTTTTAGGCTCTCTCCAAGCTTATCTAGCTCCGCTCTTAAGGCTGTAAAGTCCTTATTTTCATCGCTTGAAACCACCGCCATCATCGTGAAAAAGTCGCTCAAAATAGTCTGACTTATATCATCTATGTTTAGACCTAGCTCGCTAAGCTTTGCTGAGACGCCAGCAACGATGCCAACTCTATCTTTTCCGACTACGGTTACGATCGCTTTCATCTTTTCTCCTGTTAAATTTTCTTTTTAATGATTGCATTTTGGCTCCAAAATTTAAGCTAAGCACCAAACAAAGCCAAATTTTGGTAGCCAAATTTAATTAAAATTTGCTCTAAATTTTATCTTTTGTAAATTTACTTCGAGCAAGCACTCTTGCCGTCATTTACTGGCTGGATCGCTGAGTTATCAGCCCCGCCGCCGTTATTTATGTTTTCTATTATCTCCCAAAGCCTTGCAGCTGCGCTCTCATAGCGTTTTGCAGTGACTGAGTTTGGCTCGTAAAAGCTAACTGGCTTGCCATTATCGCCACCCACTCTAACAGCTGGCTCGATAGGAATTTCAGCTAAAATTTGAGTGTTGTAAGCCTTTGCTACCTCTTCAGTCGTGCCTTTGCCAAAGATGTCATACTCTTTGCCGTTATCTGGGCAGATAAAACCGCTCATATTTTCGATGACGCCAGCGATTGGGATGTGAAGCTTCTCAAACATATCAAGCGCACGCTTGCTATCGTCAAGCGCTACAACTTGAGGCGTTGTGACGCAGACACCTGCCGTTACTGGCACGCTTTGAGCTAGAGTTAGCTGCGCATCGCCCGTTCCTGGAGGCATATCGAGAAACAATACATCAAGCTCGCTCCAAAGCACGTCTCTTAGCAGCTGCTCGATCGCTTTCATGATCATCGAGCCACGCCAGATAAGGCTCATGCCCTCCTCCATCAAAACACCCATACTCATCATCTCCACACCATGGCTAAGTATCGGTTTTAGCTTGTTGCCAACGACTTGTGGCTGAGTATTTACTTCGCCAAGCATCCTTGGGATATTTGGTCCGTAGATGTCAGCGTCTAAGATGCCCACTTTTTTGCCTAGTTTTGCCATTGAGATGGCTAAATTTAGCGTTGTGGTTGATTTACCAACGCCGCCTTTTCCAGAGCTTACCATTACGAAATTTTTAACTTGTGGCGCGATATTTTTGCCACTTTGAGTATTACTTTTCTCCTCAGGTATCTTTGGCTGGATCAAATTTAGCACGTACTCATTTGAGCCCATGACACGTTTGATGTCTGTTTTTAGCTCGTTTGCCACCTCTGGGCTTGAGCTAACGATCTCGACTTCGATTAAAATTTTCTCGCCGATCTCCACATTTTTTACAAAGCCAAAGCTAACTATATCCTTTTCAAACCCCGGATATATGACGCCTTTTAGTCTATTTAAGACCTCTTCTTTATTTAACATTTTTCTCCTTTTTCTAGATCTTTTGAAATTTTATATGCACAAAATTTTGGTCCGCACATCGAACAAAAATGAGCGCTCTTAAACGCATCTTCTGGCAAGCTCTCATCGTGAAGCTCTCTAGCCTTTTTTGGATCAAAGCTAAGCTCAAACTGCTTGTTCCAGTCAAACGCATATCTAGCGTCACTCATCACATGGTCTTTTTCGATAGCTCCTGCCTTACCAAGCGCGACGTCTGCGGCATGAGCTGCTATCTTGTGAGCTACGATGCCCTCTCTTACGTCATTTTCATTTGGTAGTCCTAGGTGCTCTTTTTGCGTCACGTAGCAAAGCATGCTAGCGCCGTGAAATGCTGCCATCGTACCACCTATCGCTGAAGTGATATGATCATACCCCGCGCCGATATCGCTAACTAGCGGTCCAAGTACGTAAAATGGGGCGTCATGGCAGAGCTCTTGTTCGATTTTCATATTATACTCAATTTGACTTAATGGCACATGACCAGGGCCTTCTATCATCACTTGCACATCTTTTTGCCACGCCCTAAGCGTAAGCTCTCCAAGCACCTTTAGCTCGCTAAGCTGTGCCTCATCTGTCGCGTCGTAAAGGCAACCTGGGCGAAGTCCGTCGCCAAGCGAGAGCGAGACGTCATATTTTGCGCAAATTTCTAAAATTTGATCAAAAATCTCATAAAATGGATTTTGCCTATTTAGCTTTGACATATAGCTAGCGCTCAGGCTGCCGCCACGGCTAACTATGCCCATTTTACGCTTTTTAACAAGTGGCAAAAACTCACGCAAAAAGCCAGCGTGTATCGTAAAGTAACTAACCCCTTGCCTTGCTTGTTTCTCTAGCACGCTTAAAATTAGCTCATTTGTGATATTTGTAACCTCTTTTGCCTCTTTTAAAATTTCATACATCGGCACTGTGCCAACTGGCACGCTTGAGTGCTCAATGATCGCACTTCTAATAGCGTCTAAATCGCCGTCCGTGCTTAGATCCATAACCGTATCAGCGCCAAATTCTAGGCAAATTTCAAGCTTTCTAAGCTCAGCGCAAATGTCGCTACTTAGGCTTGAGTTGCCGATATTTGCATTGACCTTTGTCTTTAGCTTTCTTCCTATACCCATTGGCTTTAAATTTATGTGATTTACATTTGCTGGGATGATGATGCTGCCTTTTGCCACCTCATCCATCACTAAATTTTCGCCTATCCCCTCGACCTTTGCCACATAGCTCATCTGCTTTGTGAGCTCACCACGCCTAGCATAGTACATCTGCGTCTTATCTCTCATGAGTAGCCTTTTTAAATTTATAAAAAAGCTAATTTTAGTCCTTTTTATATTTGAACTAACTAAATAAATCTAAATTTCTACTCTTTTTTAAAAAGATTTTTTCAAGTTTTAGAATGTATAATTCCGTAACAATCTTCAAAGGAGCTACCTTGCTTGATATCTCACTTATAATGCTAGGAGCAGGAAATTCCAGTCGTTTTGAGCTACCTGTAAAGAAGCAATGGCTTCGTATAGGTAGCGACCCACTTTGGCTATTTGCCACTAAAAATTTGAGTAACTTTTACACATTTAAAGAGATCATCGTCGTTAGTAAAGAGTGCAAATATATGTCTAAATTTGCTCCAAATTATAAATTTGTTGATGGCGGCGAGACAAGGCAAGATAGTCTAAAAAATGCACTTGAGCTAGTAAGTAGCGAATTTGTCCTAGTTAGCGACATCGCGCGCCCTTGCATATCAAGCGAGCTCTTTCACAAGATCATCGAGGCGGCCGCTCAGGCTGACTGCGTGGTGCCTGCGCTAAAGATCGCAGACACTGCCTATCTTGGCGAAAATGCGATCGATAGAGAAAAGGTAAAACTTATCCAAACGCCGCAGCTCTCGCGCACAGCACTTCTTAAAAAAGCTCTTAGTAGCGGTGAAATTTACACAGATGATAGCTCGGCTATGAGAGCTATAGGCGCAAGCGTTTGGCACATTTTGGGCGATGAGATGGCTAGAAAGATCACTTTTAAAGAGGACCTAGCTAAAATTTCAGCCCTAAAAGCACCAGAAAATGAGCTCTTTGTAGGTAGCGGCTTTGACGTGCATGAGTTTGAAAAGGGGCGTCCGCTTGTGCTTTGTGGCGAAAAGATCGACTATGAGTTTGGGCTAAAGGCTCACAGCGACGGCGATGTGGCACTTCATGCGCTAACAGACGCTATCTTGGGAGCTGCTGGGCTTGGCGACATAGGCGAACTATTTCCTGATACGGACGATAAATTTAAAGATATTAGCTCTATTTATCTGCTACAAGAAGCCTACAAAAGGGTGCAAAGCGTGGGCTTTGTGCTAACAAACGCTGATATCACGATAATGGCGCAAAAGCCAAAAATCTCAAGGCTAAAATCAAAAATGGAGGCAAACATCGCTCAGGCTCTAAATTTAAGCCAGAGCCGCATAAATGTAAAGGCGACAACAACTGAAGGGCTTGGCTTTGTCGGCAGATGCGAGGGGATCGCTGTCATGGCAAGTGCTAGCCTTAAATTTTACAACTGGACACAAATATGAAAATTTTAATAGTAGAAAACGAAATTTACCTAGCTGGCTCGATGGCTAGCAAGCTAGCTGACTTTGGCTACGACTGCGAGATCGCAAAGAGCGTAAAAGAGGCTTTGAAATTTGAAAATTTTGACGTAGTGTTACTTTCTACCACACTCCCTGGGCAGGACTTCTACCCAGTCATAGAGAAATTTAAAAGCTCTATCATCATCTTACTCATCGCCTATATCAACAGCGACACCGTGATAAAGCCGATACAAGCGGGCGCGGTTGATTACATACAAAAGCCATTTATGATAGAAGAGCTTGTTAGAAAGATAAGGCATTTTGAAGAGTTTAGAGGCTTTAAAAACGAGATCAAAAACTACGAAAACTATATAAATTTCGCCCTAAAAGACTATGAAATACCTTGTTTTGAAGCTAAAAAGATCAAATTTCCACTTCTTTTAAAATCAAGCAAAAATGGCTACAGCGATAAATTTATCTTTAACTATGTAAAGGCAAACAAAACGCCATTTTTGTTTTTAGGTAAAGCCTGTTTTAGCGAGCTTGAAAAAGCACTTGTTCAAAGTGGCGACGAGCTAATATACATCACAAATCTTGAAGAGCTAAAAGATGATGAAAAAGAGAAAATTTTAGAGCTTTGCAAAAAGAAAAAAGTGGCTATACAAACTAGCGATTTTGCGCAAAGTGCGCCATTTGAGGAGCTTGAACTCTCCGTCCGAGATAAAAACTTTGACATCGGCGAGATCGTCACGATCGATGAATATATAAAATATATCATCATTAATTATCAAGATAAATTCCCCGACACTGAGCTTAGCAAAAAGCTTGGAATTTCTAGAAAATCACTTTGGGAAAAGAGAAAGAAATATGACGTCAGCAAGAAAAAATAGTGAAATTTCTATAAACACCGAAGTTTATGGCGCCTTAGAGCTTATCAAAAACAAAATTCTCTCAAATTTTAGCGCCCTGATGGACGACGAGCAGATCAAAGAGGTGGCAAAAAAGGGCTACTTTAACGGCGAGCCGATGCCCTACTCTTTTGGCTTTGCTCCATTTGGCGAGGTCAATCAAAATATCGCTAGCAAGCTGCATGCTGGACAAAGAGTAAATTTAAATATGGACGGCAAGATCGTTGGGCATATCGACGTGGCAAAGGTCTTTAAATTTGACGAGAGCATGCGAGCTAAAAATATATTTTTAGCAAATGAATCAAACAGCGAAATGTCACTAAATTTAGGCAAATACGGCATAAGTGGCGAATTTGAGCTATATGATGAGAGCCTGCAAATAAGCAAAGATGCGCTAAATGAGCTAATAAAAGAGAGTGGCGCCAAGAAGATAACGGCTGTTTTTTTAACGGCTGATCCATTTAACCGCGCGCATGAACGCCTAGTTAGGATGACTATCGACAAGGCCGATCTCGTGGTCGTTTTTCTAATAAGAACGCGCGAAGAGAGGCACATCGACTACGAGATCAGAAAGCAGGTGCTTGACTTTTTTAACCAAAACTATCTGCCAACAAAAAAGGTCTTTGTCTTTGCACTGAAAAACACAACCCTTTTTAGCTCGCACGCCAACCCAACGCTTGAGTGCATCGCAGCTTCAAGACTTGGTGCAAACAAGCTAGTCATCGGACAAAACCACTCTGGCATTGGCATGTTTTTTGATCACAACGAAGTTCATACGATACTTGACATCTACAAAAACGATCTAAATTTAGACGTGATCGTCCTGCCA is a window of Campylobacter concisus DNA encoding:
- a CDS encoding PFL family protein codes for the protein MDIKNVTETISMIEEQNFDIRTITMGISLLDCIDPDINKACDKIYAKITTKAKDLVRVGNEISAELGIPIVNKRVSVTPISIIGAATDAKDYVMIAKTLDRAAIEVGIDFIGGFSALVQKGYQKGDEILINSIPQALAQTAKVCSSVNVGSTKSGINMSAVRDMGRIIKETAAASEMGCAKLVVFANAVEDNPFMAGAFHGVGEADVVINVGVSGPGVVKRALEKVRGESFDVVAETVKKTAFKITRIGQLVGQMASERLGVKFGIVDLSLAPTPAVGDSVARVLEEMGLEAVGTHGTTAALALLNDAVKKGGVMACNQVGGLSGAFIPVSEDEGMIAAVRAGSLNLEKLEAMTAICSVGLDMIAIPADTPSESIAAMIADEAAIGVINQKTTAVRIIPLGREGDMIEFGGLLGRAPVMKINKASSADFIARGGQIPAPIHSFKN
- a CDS encoding ACT domain-containing protein, encoding MKAIVTVVGKDRVGIVAGVSAKLSELGLNIDDISQTILSDFFTMMAVVSSDENKDFTALRAELDKLGESLKVKINIQSSAIFDAMHKI
- a CDS encoding Mrp/NBP35 family ATP-binding protein, whose protein sequence is MLNKEEVLNRLKGVIYPGFEKDIVSFGFVKNVEIGEKILIEVEIVSSSPEVANELKTDIKRVMGSNEYVLNLIQPKIPEEKSNTQSGKNIAPQVKNFVMVSSGKGGVGKSTTTLNLAISMAKLGKKVGILDADIYGPNIPRMLGEVNTQPQVVGNKLKPILSHGVEMMSMGVLMEEGMSLIWRGSMIMKAIEQLLRDVLWSELDVLFLDMPPGTGDAQLTLAQSVPVTAGVCVTTPQVVALDDSKRALDMFEKLHIPIAGVIENMSGFICPDNGKEYDIFGKGTTEEVAKAYNTQILAEIPIEPAVRVGGDNGKPVSFYEPNSVTAKRYESAAARLWEIIENINNGGGADNSAIQPVNDGKSACSK
- the thiC gene encoding phosphomethylpyrimidine synthase ThiC yields the protein MRDKTQMYYARRGELTKQMSYVAKVEGIGENLVMDEVAKGSIIIPANVNHINLKPMGIGRKLKTKVNANIGNSSLSSDICAELRKLEICLEFGADTVMDLSTDGDLDAIRSAIIEHSSVPVGTVPMYEILKEAKEVTNITNELILSVLEKQARQGVSYFTIHAGFLREFLPLVKKRKMGIVSRGGSLSASYMSKLNRQNPFYEIFDQILEICAKYDVSLSLGDGLRPGCLYDATDEAQLSELKVLGELTLRAWQKDVQVMIEGPGHVPLSQIEYNMKIEQELCHDAPFYVLGPLVSDIGAGYDHITSAIGGTMAAFHGASMLCYVTQKEHLGLPNENDVREGIVAHKIAAHAADVALGKAGAIEKDHVMSDARYAFDWNKQFELSFDPKKARELHDESLPEDAFKSAHFCSMCGPKFCAYKISKDLEKGEKC
- a CDS encoding bifunctional 2-C-methyl-D-erythritol 4-phosphate cytidylyltransferase/2-C-methyl-D-erythritol 2,4-cyclodiphosphate synthase; protein product: MLDISLIMLGAGNSSRFELPVKKQWLRIGSDPLWLFATKNLSNFYTFKEIIVVSKECKYMSKFAPNYKFVDGGETRQDSLKNALELVSSEFVLVSDIARPCISSELFHKIIEAAAQADCVVPALKIADTAYLGENAIDREKVKLIQTPQLSRTALLKKALSSGEIYTDDSSAMRAIGASVWHILGDEMARKITFKEDLAKISALKAPENELFVGSGFDVHEFEKGRPLVLCGEKIDYEFGLKAHSDGDVALHALTDAILGAAGLGDIGELFPDTDDKFKDISSIYLLQEAYKRVQSVGFVLTNADITIMAQKPKISRLKSKMEANIAQALNLSQSRINVKATTTEGLGFVGRCEGIAVMASASLKFYNWTQI
- a CDS encoding response regulator, with protein sequence MKILIVENEIYLAGSMASKLADFGYDCEIAKSVKEALKFENFDVVLLSTTLPGQDFYPVIEKFKSSIIILLIAYINSDTVIKPIQAGAVDYIQKPFMIEELVRKIRHFEEFRGFKNEIKNYENYINFALKDYEIPCFEAKKIKFPLLLKSSKNGYSDKFIFNYVKANKTPFLFLGKACFSELEKALVQSGDELIYITNLEELKDDEKEKILELCKKKKVAIQTSDFAQSAPFEELELSVRDKNFDIGEIVTIDEYIKYIIINYQDKFPDTELSKKLGISRKSLWEKRKKYDVSKKK
- a CDS encoding sulfate adenylyltransferase; the protein is MTSARKNSEISINTEVYGALELIKNKILSNFSALMDDEQIKEVAKKGYFNGEPMPYSFGFAPFGEVNQNIASKLHAGQRVNLNMDGKIVGHIDVAKVFKFDESMRAKNIFLANESNSEMSLNLGKYGISGEFELYDESLQISKDALNELIKESGAKKITAVFLTADPFNRAHERLVRMTIDKADLVVVFLIRTREERHIDYEIRKQVLDFFNQNYLPTKKVFVFALKNTTLFSSHANPTLECIAASRLGANKLVIGQNHSGIGMFFDHNEVHTILDIYKNDLNLDVIVLPELVYCNKCKTLVSTKSCPHGQHHQIKYHPDVIKELLFNGIMPPAILVRPEISALILSKLYVNRFKDIQKLCDDLFVNSGLLENKTDRDFYEELMKLYQTSSLT